One genomic region from Argentina anserina chromosome 2, drPotAnse1.1, whole genome shotgun sequence encodes:
- the LOC126782580 gene encoding glutaredoxin-C5, chloroplastic, translating into MAVSSNLTSFKSVSLNSSRILSSTNCSYICSIPLTNNRSTSSIISTCSRINVRRPMSVKSMSSSSFGSRLEESVKKTVEDNPVVVYSKTWCSYSLEVKSLFKRLGVEPTVIELDELGAQGPQVQKVLERLTGQHTVPNVFIGGKHIGGCTDTVKLHRKGELEPLLAEAKSKNTQT; encoded by the exons ATGGCAGTCTCCTCCAATCTCACAAGCTTCAAATCCGTTTCTCTGAATTCCTCTCGCATTCTTTCCTCTACTAACTGCTCCTACATTTGCTCCATTCCTCTGACCAACAACAGAAGCACCTCCAGCATCATAAGCACTTGTTCCAGGATCAATGTCAGGAGACCCATGTCGGTCAAGTCTATGTCTTCCTCCTCGTTCGGTTCTCGTCTTGAAGAGAGCGTCAAGAAGACTGTGGAGGACAATCCAGTTGTGGTCTATTCCAAAACTTGGTGTTC GTACTCCTTGGAGGTGAAATCCTTGTTCAAAAGGCTTGGTGTGGAGCCAACGGTGATTGAATTGGATGAACTAG GTGCCCAAGGACCACAGGTGCAGAAGGTGTTGGAGAGGCTTACAGGGCAACACACTGTCCCGAATGTTTTTATTG GGGGGAAACACATTGGAGGTTGTACAG ATACTGTGAAGCTACACCGAAAAGGCGAACTAGAACCTTTGCTGGCA